The proteins below are encoded in one region of Saccopteryx leptura isolate mSacLep1 chromosome 1, mSacLep1_pri_phased_curated, whole genome shotgun sequence:
- the LOC136388124 gene encoding nucleolin-like, which yields MSAGKNQGDPKKMAPPPKEVEEDSEDEEMSDDKEDESSGEEVIIPQKKGKKATTTPAKKVMVSPPRRIMVVAPAKKTVVTAGKKAAAMPTPGKKAAVTPAKAVATPGKKGGTPGKAWVATPGKKGAATPAKGAKNGKNAKKEDSDEEDDEDSEEDDEEDENEDEEELKPAVMKAAAVAPASDDEDDEEDDDEDYEDDEDDDEEDDSEEEPMELALAKGTKAPPKALLVKAKSTAEDEDEEEDDDEEDDDANEEEDDEEEEEEEDDEEEEEPVKEAPGKRKKEMAKQKAAPEAKKQKVEGTEPTTAFNLFVGNLNFSKSAPELKTGISDVFAKNDLAVVDVRIGVSRKFGYVDFESAEDLEKALELTGLKVFGNEIKLEKPKGKDSKKDRDARTLLAKNLPYKVTQKELKEVFEDAAEIRLVSKDGKSKGIAYIEFKTEADAEKTLEEKQEI from the coding sequence ATGTCGGCTGGTAAAAATCAAGGTGACCCCAAGAAAATGGCTCCTCCTCCAAAGGAGGTAGAAGAAGATAGCGAAGATGAGGAAATGTCAGATGACAAAGAAGATGAAAGCAGTGGAGAAGAGGTTATCATTCCTCAGAAAAAAGGCAAGAAGGCTACCACAACTCCAGCAAAGAAGGTGATGGTTTCTCCACCAAGAAGGATTATGGTCGTTGCACCAGCCAAGAAGACAGTTGTCACTGCTGGCAAAAAGGCAGCGGCTATGCCGACCCCTGGCAAAAAGGCAGCGGTTACACCAGCCAAAGCAGTAGCCACACCTGGCAAGAAGGGAGGCACACCAGGCAAAGCGTGGGTAGCAACTCCTGGTAAAAAGGGAGCAGCCACCCCTGCCAAGGGAGCAAAGAATGGTAAGAATGCCAAGAAGGAAGACAGTGATGAGGAAGACGATGAGGATAGTGAAGAGGATGACGAGGAGGATGAGAATGAAGATGAGGAGGAATTGAAGCCAGCAGTGATGAAAGCGGCTGCTGTCGCTCCTGCTTcagatgatgaggatgatgaggAAGATGACGATGAGGACTATGAAGATGATGAGGATGACGATGAAGAGGATGACTCTGAAGAAGAGCCTATGGAGCTGGCACTAGCCAAAGGTACGAAAGCTCCTCCAAAAGCTCTTCTTGTGAAGGCCAAGAGCACGGCTGAGGATGAAGATGAAGAGGAGGATGATGATGAAGAGGATGATGATGCCAATGAAGAAGAGGatgatgaggaagaggaggaagaggaggacgatgaagaggaggaagagccagTCAAAGAAGCACCTGGAAAACGAAAGAAGGAAATGGCCAAACAGAAAGCTGCTCCTGAAGCCAAGAAACAGAAGGTGGAAGGCACAGAACCAACTACTGCTTTCAATCTCTTTGTTGGGAACCTGAACTTCAGCAAATCTGCTCCTGAATTAAAAACGGGTATCAGTGATGTTTTTGCTAAAAACGATCTTGCTGTTGTGGATGTCAGAATTGGTGTGTCCAGGAAGTTTGGCTATGTGGATTTTGAGTCAGCTGAAGACCTGGAAAAAGCCTTGGAACTCACTGGTTTAAAAGTCTTTGGCAATGAAATTAAACTAGAAAAACCAAAGGGAAAGGATAGTAAAAAAGATCGAGATGCAAGAACACTTTTGGCTAAAAATCTGCCTTATAAAGTTACTCAGAAAGAATTGAAGGAAGTGTTTGAAGATGCTGCGGAGATCAGACTAGTCAGCAAGGATGGAAAGAGTAAAGGGATTGCTTATATTGAATTTAAGACAGAGGCTGATGCAGAGAAAACCttggaagaaaaacaggaaatataa